A stretch of Argiope bruennichi chromosome 10, qqArgBrue1.1, whole genome shotgun sequence DNA encodes these proteins:
- the LOC129989052 gene encoding uncharacterized protein LOC129989052, producing MQSSVTFLFVLSLVVAALAEDDRPRRGPRENPINLMFPACTPFADAIEENAKTLSKGNMIGPRACKEENPDDCIKSDSLKVRCSVEETPSEECIAQLTAFLLGDTCNE from the exons ATGCAATCATCTGTGACATTTCTTTTTGTTCTGAGTCTTGTGGTAGCAGCTCTTGCTGAAGATGACCGCCCAAGAAGAGGTCCAAGAGAGAACCCTATCAACTTAATGTTTCCCGCATGTACACCATTTGCTGACGCAATCGAAGAAAATGcaaaaa CTCTCTCTAAAGGTAATATGATTGGTCCACGCGCTTgcaaggaagaaaatccagat GATTGTATAAAATCTGACAGCCTGAAAGTTCGATGTTCTGTGGAAGAGACACCTTCGGAAGAATGTATTGCTCAATTGACAGCCTTCTTACTTGGCGACACTTGCAACGAATAA